A genomic region of Oryza glaberrima chromosome 1, OglaRS2, whole genome shotgun sequence contains the following coding sequences:
- the LOC127758357 gene encoding glutathione S-transferase 1-like, whose protein sequence is MAMKVYGLPMSTNVARVLVCLEEAGEQYEVVPIDFSTAEHKSPEHTSRNPFGQVPALQDGDLILFESRAISKYVLRKNNSELLKEHNLSDAAKVDVWLEAESHHFDEPMSVVIYQCLILPVYFGGQTDAKVVEENLEKLKKTFQVYEERLCKFRYLAGDFLSLADLSHFPTAYYLLATPHAAMLDEFPLVKAWIDGMLARPSVKKVIEMMKATA, encoded by the exons ATGGCAATGAAGGTGTATGGGCTGCCAATGTCGACCAATGTAGCCCGCGTACTGGTGTGTTTGGAGGAAGCTGGGGAACAATATGAAGTTGTTCCGATTGATTTCTCAACTGCTGAGCACAAGAGCCCAGAGCATACTTCAcgtaat CCATTTGGTCAAGTCCCAGCTCTTCAGGATGGTGATTTAATTCTTTttg AGTCACGTGCAATTTCGAAGTACGTGCTTCGTAAGAACAACTCTGAACTCCTGAAGGAGCACAACCTTTCTGACGCTGCCAAGGTTGATGTGTGGCTGGAAGCTGAGTCACACCATTTCGATGAGCCCATGTCCGTGGTCATCTACCAATGCCTCATCCTCCCTGTGTATTTCGGTGGACAAACCGATGCGAAGGTTGTGGAagagaatctggagaagctcAAGAAGACATTTCAGGTGTATGAAGAGCGTCTGTGCAAGTTCAGGTACTTAGCTGGAGACTTCCTGAGCCTTGCGGATCTGAGCCATTTCCCAACTGCGTACTACCTGCTGGCCACCCCTCATGCTGCTATGCTCGATGAGTTCCCTCTTGTGAAGGCTTGGATCGATGGCATGTTGGCCAGGCCGTCTGTCAAGAAGGTCATAGAGATGATGAAGGCAACtgcctag